One genomic region from Actinomycetota bacterium encodes:
- a CDS encoding aminotransferase class V-fold PLP-dependent enzyme, with product MAYFNNAATTFPKPEEVYSFVDKYYRETGINSGRGQNNSASKLTQDTRNLMMELFHCPAKKVVFTPSATEAINIILQGLSISDNFNIYVSPFEHNAVTRVLNYLQGLYKLNIITLSVTERELTYDLEKIKYQFAENRPNIVIMSHASNVCGVVAPIYDICTMSHQYGSINVVDMCQTAGLINMDLSSNIYDFGVFAGHKTLYATFGIAGFICNGDIKLKPLIYGGTGIDSANPNVPDTIPERYEVGSQNIMAIAGLNAALNWIKKTGIDRIYAKEKENHKKLFALLSKYKNIRIIAPSDAADAVGVVSCVFDGYSSDNIGQTLGEQGVEVRTGLHCAPFAHQFLGTFPAGTVRFSVSYFNTDDDFVKLGQALDYIYENG from the coding sequence ATAGCTTATTTCAATAATGCTGCTACCACCTTCCCTAAGCCGGAAGAAGTGTATAGTTTTGTAGATAAATATTATCGTGAGACGGGAATTAACTCTGGTCGTGGACAAAATAACTCTGCAAGTAAACTTACTCAAGATACTAGAAATTTAATGATGGAGCTGTTCCACTGCCCTGCTAAGAAGGTAGTATTTACCCCATCGGCAACGGAAGCAATCAACATTATTTTGCAAGGATTGTCTATATCGGACAATTTTAACATTTATGTTTCGCCCTTTGAACATAATGCGGTTACTAGGGTGCTGAATTATTTGCAAGGTTTATATAAACTGAACATTATTACCTTGTCCGTTACCGAAAGGGAGCTAACCTACGATTTAGAAAAAATCAAATATCAGTTTGCTGAGAATAGACCCAACATTGTAATAATGAGCCATGCGAGTAACGTGTGTGGCGTGGTAGCTCCTATATACGATATTTGCACGATGTCGCACCAATACGGATCAATTAACGTGGTCGATATGTGCCAAACTGCGGGACTTATAAATATGGATTTAAGCAGTAATATCTATGATTTTGGGGTTTTTGCTGGACACAAGACCTTATACGCCACCTTTGGCATTGCAGGATTTATTTGTAATGGTGATATCAAGCTTAAACCTCTTATTTATGGCGGCACAGGAATTGATTCTGCAAATCCAAATGTACCTGATACAATTCCTGAGAGATATGAAGTCGGCAGCCAAAACATAATGGCAATAGCTGGGTTGAATGCTGCTTTGAATTGGATAAAGAAAACAGGGATAGATCGTATCTATGCCAAAGAAAAAGAAAACCATAAAAAGTTATTTGCTTTATTAAGTAAGTATAAAAATATCAGAATTATTGCTCCTTCAGATGCCGCCGATGCTGTTGGCGTTGTGTCCTGTGTCTTTGATGGTTACAGCAGCGACAATATCGGTCAGACATTGGGTGAACAGGGGGTCGAGGTTAGAACAGGACTTCACTGTGCGCCATTTGCTCATCAGTTTTTAGGTACTTTCCCTGCTGGAACAGTTAGATTTAGCGTGAGCTATTTCAATACAGATGACGACTTTGTAAAGCTTGGACAAGCGTTAGACTATATTTACGAAAACGGTTAG